In bacterium, the genomic window TTTTTTTGGATTGACCCCGCCAACATAAAGTTTAAATTTACTTCTCTTTACCCTCAGATCTTACATAAAATGGAGGGAAAAAACATACCCTCCATCTTTTAGTTTATGTCAACAGCCTGTTGAATGTAGAAAGCAGTTCCTTTTACATTCTACATTCACGGTCTGACCCTACTGTTTCCCTACTGTTTCTTATAAGTTGCGGTGGTTAAACAGTTACAATTTTTTTTGTAATTTCTGCTACCCTTTTGCCCAGTGCCTTGCCCGAATTTATTCCATCCGTATCAGGACTGCTAACACAGGCTACGCCATAATGGCCACCTGCACTAATTGGGTCTCCAACTATTATCATCCCATGAATAAGCATTGCTTGAAGTATGGAAAACATAGTTGTTTCTTTACCGCCGGTATGATGTCCTGAGGTAGTAAATGCCGCTCCTATTTTACCTTCTAATTTTCTTCTTATAGCAACACTCTTGTCAAACATCTCCTTTACCTCTG contains:
- a CDS encoding NAD(P)H-dependent oxidoreductase, with the protein product MTKVLVIYSSKSNNTKKLAEAIVDGVKEVSEVEGEIKRVSDTSNQDLVSADGIIVGSPVYFGSMSAEVKEMFDKSVAIRRKLEGKIGAAFTTSGHHTGGKETTMFSILQAMLIHGMIIVGDPISAGGHYGVACVSSPDTDGINSGKALGKRVAEITKKIVTV